From a single Lolium rigidum isolate FL_2022 chromosome 7, APGP_CSIRO_Lrig_0.1, whole genome shotgun sequence genomic region:
- the LOC124670345 gene encoding phospho-2-dehydro-3-deoxyheptonate aldolase 2, chloroplastic-like: MALATNTATTAAALSGGAAQPRRAGFLPLKRRTISALHAADPSRNTSVPAAAKTSSPTLAPEAPAAPAAPAAAWAVDSWKSRKALQLPEYPDQAALDAVLHTVETFPPIVFAGEARHLEDRLAEAAMGRAFVLQGGDCAESFKEFNANNIRDTFRVLLQMGAVLMFGGQVPVVKVGRMAGQFAKPRSGNFEEKDGVKLPSYRGDNINGDAFDVKSRTPDPERMIRAYAQSVATLNLLRAFATGGYAAMQRVIQWNLDFMDHNEQGDRYRELAHRVDEALGFMTAAGLGIDHPIMTTTDFWTSHECLLLPYEQALTREDSTSGLFYDCSAHMLWVGERTRQLDGAHVEFLRGIANPLGIKVSDKMDPAELVKLIDILNPSNKPGRITIITRMGAENMRVKLPHLIRAVRNSGQIVTWITDPMHGNTIKAPCGLKTRPFDSIMNEVRAFFDVHDQEGSHPGGIHLEMTGQNVTECIGGSRTVTFDDLGDRYHTHCDPRLNASQSLELAFIIAERLRKRRMQSGLTNNLPLPPLAF, translated from the exons ATGGCGCTCGCCAccaacaccgccaccaccgccgccgcgctctccggcggcgcggcgcagccccgccgcgCGGGCTTCCTCCCGCTCAAGCGCCGCACCATCTCCGCGTTGCACGCCGCCGACCCGTCCCGCAACACCTCCGTCCCCGCGGCCGCCAAGACCTCCTCCCCGACCCTCGcccccgaggccccggccgccccggccgccccggccgccgcctgGGCCGTCGACAGCTGGAAGTCCCGCAAGGCGCTGCAGCTGCCCGAGTACCCGGACCAGGCGGCGCTCGACGCCGTGCTGCACACCGTCGAGACCTTCCCGCCCATCGTCTTCGCCGGCGAGGCGCGCCACCTCGAGGACCGCCTCGCCGAGGCCGCCATGGGCCGCGCCTTCGTGCTCCAGGGCGGCGACTGCGCCGAGAGCTTCAAGGAGTTCAACGCCAACAACATCCGCGACACCTTCcgcgtcctcctccagatgggcgCCGTACTCATGTTCGGCGGACAGGTCCCCGTCGTCAAG gtgggcaggatggccGGCCAGTTCGCCAAGCCCAGGTCCGGCAACTTCGAGGAGAAGGACGGGGTCAAGCTGCCCAGCTACAGGGGCGACAACATCAACGGCGACGCCTTCGACGTCAAGAGCCGCACCCCGGACCCCGAGAGGATGATCAGGGCCTACGCGCAGTCGGTCGCCACCCTCAACTTGCTCCGCGCCTTCGCCACCGGAGGATACGCCGCGATGCAGCGGGTCATCCAGTGGAACCTCGATTTCATGGACCACAACGAGCAGGGAGACAG GTACCGCGAGTTGGCACATAGGGTGGACGAGGCTCTTGGCTTCATGACTGCAGCTGGGCTGGGGATAGACCATCCGATAATGACGACTACCGACTTCTGGACATCCCACGAGTGTCTCCTCTTGCCCTATGAGCAGGCTCTTACCCGTGAGGATTCCACAAGTGGCCTTTTCTATGACTGCTCAGCTCACATGCTGTGGGTTGGTGAGCGCACTCGTCAACTCGATGGGGCTCATGTTGAATTCCTCCGTGGTATTGCCAACCCCCTTGGCATAAAG GTGAGCGACAAAATGGACCCCGCTGAATTGGTGAAGCTGATTGACATTTTGAACCCATCAAACAAGCCGGGAAGGATCACCATAATTACAAGGATGGGAGCTGAGAACATGAGGGTGAAGTTGCCTCATCTCATCCGCGCTGTCCGCAATTCTGGACAGATTGTTACATGGATTACTGATCCCATGCACGGAAACACAATCAAGGCCCCATGTGGTCTTAAGACTCGTCCATTCGACTCCATTATG AACGAGGTACGAGCATTCTTCGACGTGCACGATCAAGAAGGAAGCCACCCAGGAGGTATCCACCTTGAAATGACTGGACAGAACGTAACCGAGTGCATCGGTGGATCACGGACTGTGACCTTCGACGACCTGGGTGACCGCTACCACACCCACTGTGACCCAAGGCTGAACGCCTCCCAATCTCTGGAGCTTGCCTTCATCATAGCTGAGagactcaggaagaggaggatgcaATCAGGGCTCACAAACAACCTGCCACTGCCTCCACTGGCCTTCTAA